The DNA region GACCACGATCCTGTGGGTCTCGGCATCCATCCTGGTGCTGGTGAATATCAGGGAGCTACCCACCGTGACAGGGGAGAGAAGGGACCAGAAGACCAACCCGTGACTGGGAAGTTTTTAAAGGCCGAAGACGACACAACGCCGAGAGTAATTAACGAGGTGTTATCATGCTCTACATCAGAATACTCGGGAACCTGCCGGAGATGGCAAGGGACGAGGTAAAGGCAATGCTGGAGCTGGCAGGAGGAAGAATGACCGGTCAGGATTACCTTCTCCTGAAGGCTGAAGGCGACGAGAGAGCATTCCCATATCTGAACAGATTGGGGCTGAGCCATGAGTACGGTGAGCTCATCGTGGAGGCAGAGTCCACAGGGGAGCTTCTCCAGAAGGCGAGTGAAGTGGCCTGGCCTATCAAGGGGTCATTTAAGGTCGACACAGAGACAACGGCCAACTGCAAACATGACGTCCTCAACCTCCCCAGAAAGCTCGGCGCTGTTATACACACCCAGGGTTTCCGTGTTAACCTCTCAAAACCGGATACGGTCATCCGGGTCTACTGCGGCGAGAGACTCTACGCCGGGATACGGCTTAGATTCTTCGACCCCAAGAACTTCGAGGGTAGAAAAGCCCACTACAGGCCGTTTTTCAGGCCGATTTCCCTCCACCCGAGGGTTTCACGCGCTCTCGTGAACCTGACCAGGGCAAGGAAAGAACTCCTCGACCCCATGATGGGAGCCGGCGGGATACTCATGGAGGCAGGCCTTCTCGGACTGAAGGTCTACGGGGTGGACATAAGGCCGGAGATGATCGAAGGCGCTGAAATGAACCTCAGGCACTACGGGATAAAAGACTACGAGCTCAAACTCGGCGACGCCACGAAGCTGGAGGAGCTGTTCCAGGGGAAGAAGTTCGAGGCTATGGCAACGGACCCGCCCTACGGAACCTCGGCGACGCTCGCCGGTAGAGAAAGGGACGAGCTGTACAGGAAGGTGCTGGAGAGCATCTACAATGTCCTAAAACCGGGCGGAAGGCTGGCGATAGCCTTTCCGGCGAGCTTTGACGGAGAGGTGGAAGCTGTGGAGGTAGGTTTCAGACTCGCTGGAAAGTATTACCAGAGGGTGCACAAAAGCCTGGACAGGTATTTCTATGTGTTAAAGAAATGATAAAACCAAAAAGAACCCTCTAAACCGCTTATACTCCGGTTCGAGGTAATAAAAACCTTTTTATTCTCCCGTTCTGAAGATGTATAGGAGGGGGTATCATGACCGAGGATCAAACCATTCCCTTGGCGGTTTTTCTGAGAGAACTTGATATGGGGGAGGACCTCATAATCGAATACTGCTCCGAGAATCCCACACACCTGCTCTTCTACTCCATAGTAACGGGGCTCAAGGAGATCGGGCGAAGCTTCATTATAATCGATGAACTCGACCAGCTCCACATCTTCAAAACCCACCTCAGGTTCTCCGGGCTGGACACCTCCATAATAGACGAGACCAAAGTGGTGAAGTTCGGAGGCGTTCTCAACACCGGCAACGTCATCGGAAGGGTGGAGCTCACAGAGGAACCACCCGTAAGAAAGAGGAGGTACGAGAAAACGCTCCAAAAACTCGGTGAGGAACGAAGGTTTCGATTGGTTCTGGGATTTGACAAGGTTATAAGAAGCTACGAAAACGATCCACGCGAGCTGGAGAGGATATTCGGCTACCTGATCAGACCCCACCTGGGGGACGAAGAGCGGACGACGGTTTACATGATAAACACAGGACTTGTAGGACTACAAACATTAAAGGAGTTAAGGGAACACGCCAGCAGGGTACTGAGTCTGGAATGCCCCGGAAATGACCTCATCTTAACGGTTATAAAATCCCTCCACGTTGGGGAGTACGGAACCAAAGTTTCCGTGGATAACCCGGCTAAAAACTGACCTCCTAACCCCCTAACGGGGCAAGGTTCGGAAAAGAAAAATATCAGTCCTCAAGCCATATCTCCAGCCTCTGCTTCCCCTTTCCGAGACTGGAGCGCTTGAACTTCCTCAGGTGCTCTATCTCCTTTATGTCCCTCACGTGAGTCCCGCCGCAGGGTATAACCTCGAAGTCCCTTATCTGCGTGTAGCGGGTCTCCCCTTCCCACCATATCTTCATCTCACCGCCCTCATCAACGAGCCTGTTGAAGGTCTCAATGATCTGCTCCTTCCACCCGTTCACGTTCTCCGGGTAGGTTATGTCGTATCTCCCCTTCTCGGCGCTCATACCGCTGCCGTAGAGTCTCCACTCACCGGGAAGGACTTCATTAAGGACGTGCTCCAGCAGGTGCATCGCACTGTGAATCCTCATGAGCCTGTAACGGTAGTCCCAGTCGAGCCTGAGTTCGACCTTGTCACCGGGTTTGAACTTTTCCGGCTCGGCAACGACGTGCCAGACGTTTCCCCCCTCCTCCTTGTAAACGTCGAGGACCTCCACCCCGCTTATCGTCCCCCTGTCGTGGGGCTGTCCGCCGCCGGTCGGATAGAAAATCGTCCCGTCGAGGAGGAGAGCGTTCTCCTTTATCTCAAGAACCTTTGCCTTCGCTTCCTTGAGGTATGCATCCTCGTAGTAGAGCTTGCGCGTCACCTTTATCACCCCAGAGGATTGGCATTCATCATTTAAATGAGTATCGAAAAGGAAGAAAAAGGAAAGCCTGTCAACGCCGCCTCCTTAGAAGAAGGGGCACTATCACAAGCGCAATAAGGGCAGCCGGACCGCAAATGCCGCCCCTGGATCCCGACGGAAGTGTGTACTCGATCTTAACCTGAGTCGGAACCTTGGCCATCATGGCGGAGTAGTCCTTCCGCAGCATACCGTACCTGAGGTAGACATTGCTGTGTATGATTATCTCACGATCACTCTTCTTTTCGATCCTCATAACCACGCGACTGCCGTTTGCGTCTATGACTATGTCCTTCGGAACCTGCGTGAACTTCCCGCCACTGGGCAGGGTTATCCTGGTGGTTGTGGTCTGGTTGATGGACGCGTCGAGCCTGTTGAGGAAGGAGATATTACCCAACTCCAGAGAGGGATCGTACGTGTAGATGTAAACACCGTTGCTGTACTTGGTGTAGTTTGTGAGCTCCCAGTGGTAGAGGACCACCAGCGGACCGGTGCTGTTGGCGTTGAGTATCGTCACGTTGCCGCTCTTGACGGTCATTCCCTCACTTTCAAACTTCTTGGCGTAGCTCTGCATCAGCCCCTGCTCGGCTGTTTTCAACCCCTGGTACATGAGCTGAAGTTTCAGATAGGACACGTAGCTCTCGGGCTTCAGATAGCGCTCCTCACGGTTGAGAACCGTGACGTCCTTCCCGATGCTTATGTTGTTGTCCACGTTAAGGACCCAGGAGGTGTAGTTCTCAACTCCCTTCTGGCCCCGATACTGGATTATGAAGCTCCGTGGGTTGCCGTATATCTTGTTGATGTCCTCAGGGGTAGCACCCTTCTCGAAGTGCAGTCTCGAATGGATGTACACGGTGTTGCCCTCCGTTCTGACCTCTATCTTTATGTAACTACCGTGGGACTCACTCTCGTAGTTCTTCGGGAGCTTTGTCACGTTGACACCGGCTGGAAGCTGGACCACGAAATAGTTGTCAAAATCAAGCGTCTGATTCATCTTGGTCACGTCTATGTTGGCCAGATCCGCCGCCCTCAGCAGGTCGAGGGAAATCTCCCATACGTTGTCGTACGTGTAGTACTTTGAGAAATGAGGTATTACCCCCCTGAATATCTCGACAAGGGGGCCCGTGGTGTTGTACCCCCGGATCTCAAGACTGGCGTTCTCCACGGTCAAACCCAGCTTGCTGAGGATCCGTTCCTCCTGACCAATGAGGAGCTTTGTGGCGTTCTCCAGACTCATGTTCATAATGCTCTCTTTGGTCCTGTTGAGCAGATTCTCCGGACCGTAAAAGGTCTTTATGAAAGTGACGTTAGCCGAACCATCCTCATGAACGGTGTAGTACTGCTCCTGTTTCTCCGAATAGGGTTCCAGAGCCAGTGCAGGCCCCAGGATGAGACCAATCCCCAGAAGCAACAGAACACCAAACACCAATCTCTTCATTCAGTTTACCTCCAAACAGCTACTTGTCTTAAAAAGACGGGGGGGTATTTAACCTTTCCTACAATGCACGGATACAGTCAGAGGGGCCTGAGCGAGACATCTCCATAGACAACCCTGCGGAGCTCACCGTTCACGTCCAGCAGCAACGAACCATCGTCCAGAACGTCCACGGCCCTTCCGATGAAAGATGATTCATCCAGAGAGACCTCAACGGTTCTCCCGAGGATAAAAGTCCTTTCCCTGACCTTCACCATCAAAAGATCCGGTCTTGCTTTGTAGAGGCGATACCAAGCGTTCAGATGGAAGACAAGCCGCTCAAGGACCTTATCCAGCGGAACCTCAACACCGGTC from Thermococcus sp. includes:
- a CDS encoding TIGR01177 family methyltransferase, giving the protein MLYIRILGNLPEMARDEVKAMLELAGGRMTGQDYLLLKAEGDERAFPYLNRLGLSHEYGELIVEAESTGELLQKASEVAWPIKGSFKVDTETTANCKHDVLNLPRKLGAVIHTQGFRVNLSKPDTVIRVYCGERLYAGIRLRFFDPKNFEGRKAHYRPFFRPISLHPRVSRALVNLTRARKELLDPMMGAGGILMEAGLLGLKVYGVDIRPEMIEGAEMNLRHYGIKDYELKLGDATKLEELFQGKKFEAMATDPPYGTSATLAGRERDELYRKVLESIYNVLKPGGRLAIAFPASFDGEVEAVEVGFRLAGKYYQRVHKSLDRYFYVLKK
- a CDS encoding DUF257 family protein encodes the protein MTEDQTIPLAVFLRELDMGEDLIIEYCSENPTHLLFYSIVTGLKEIGRSFIIIDELDQLHIFKTHLRFSGLDTSIIDETKVVKFGGVLNTGNVIGRVELTEEPPVRKRRYEKTLQKLGEERRFRLVLGFDKVIRSYENDPRELERIFGYLIRPHLGDEERTTVYMINTGLVGLQTLKELREHASRVLSLECPGNDLILTVIKSLHVGEYGTKVSVDNPAKN
- a CDS encoding alanyl-tRNA editing protein, whose translation is MTRKLYYEDAYLKEAKAKVLEIKENALLLDGTIFYPTGGGQPHDRGTISGVEVLDVYKEEGGNVWHVVAEPEKFKPGDKVELRLDWDYRYRLMRIHSAMHLLEHVLNEVLPGEWRLYGSGMSAEKGRYDITYPENVNGWKEQIIETFNRLVDEGGEMKIWWEGETRYTQIRDFEVIPCGGTHVRDIKEIEHLRKFKRSSLGKGKQRLEIWLED
- a CDS encoding CGP-CTERM sorting domain-containing protein, with the protein product MKRLVFGVLLLLGIGLILGPALALEPYSEKQEQYYTVHEDGSANVTFIKTFYGPENLLNRTKESIMNMSLENATKLLIGQEERILSKLGLTVENASLEIRGYNTTGPLVEIFRGVIPHFSKYYTYDNVWEISLDLLRAADLANIDVTKMNQTLDFDNYFVVQLPAGVNVTKLPKNYESESHGSYIKIEVRTEGNTVYIHSRLHFEKGATPEDINKIYGNPRSFIIQYRGQKGVENYTSWVLNVDNNISIGKDVTVLNREERYLKPESYVSYLKLQLMYQGLKTAEQGLMQSYAKKFESEGMTVKSGNVTILNANSTGPLVVLYHWELTNYTKYSNGVYIYTYDPSLELGNISFLNRLDASINQTTTTRITLPSGGKFTQVPKDIVIDANGSRVVMRIEKKSDREIIIHSNVYLRYGMLRKDYSAMMAKVPTQVKIEYTLPSGSRGGICGPAALIALVIVPLLLRRRR